Proteins from one Juglans microcarpa x Juglans regia isolate MS1-56 chromosome 1S, Jm3101_v1.0, whole genome shotgun sequence genomic window:
- the LOC121244747 gene encoding GDSL esterase/lipase 5-like isoform X2 has protein sequence MHLFLVFILNIQACIMPNFESLPSTVPNFALHSKAYAIKGLVIYYRHSGMNGTRVERMSAMARPSSVFLIMAVHVAILISTSCGSISSEHSRKHVAFFIFGDSFLDAGNNNYINTTTLDQANFWPYGETYFRFPTGRFSDGRLISDFIAEHAKLPLIPPFLQPAGNPHYFNGVNFASAGAGALAETFQGAVIDLKTQLSYYKQVMTWLRSKLGNVGAKMMLSRAVYLFSIGTNDYMSLFLTNSTVLDTFSKSEYVGIVIGNLTTIIKDIYSRGGRKFGFINLPPVGCLPGIRTINPDNNGNCLEEASSLAKLHNQALSKLLQKLEKHLKGFKYSIFNLNISLRQRMNHPSKYGQAELPSPYIIGREQCNSKASPCSKTIQ, from the exons ATGCacctttttttagttttcatctTGAATATCCAAGCATGCATCATGCCAAATTTCGAATCACTCCCGAGTACTGTTCCAAACTTTGCACTGCACTCAAAAGCATATGCAATCAAAGGGTTGGTCATATATTACAGACATTCTGGGATGAATGGAACTCGTGTGGAAAGGATGTCAGCCATGGCAAGGCCAAGCTCTGTCTTTCTCATTATGGCTGTTCATGTAGCGATCCTCATCTCAACGAGTTGCGGGAGTATATCATCCGAGCATTCAAGAAAACACGTTGCTTTCTTCATATTCGGCGACTCCTTCTTAGATGCCGGCAACAACAATTACATCAACACCACAACCCTCGACCAAGCAAATTTCTGGCCTTATGGAGAAACTTATTTCAGGTTCCCAACCGGGAGGTTTTCCGATGGCCGTTTGATATCAGATTTCATTG CTGAACATGCGAAGTTACCCTTGATTCCACCCTTTCTACAACCTGCTGGGAATCCTCATTATTTCAACGGGGTGAATTTTGCATCCGCTGGGGCGGGAGCTCTAGCAGAAACCTTTCAAGGTGCG GTTATTGATCTTAAAACGCAGCTAAGTTACTATAAGCAGGTAATGACTTGGTTGAGAAGCAAGTTAGGCAATGTTGGAGCCAAAATGATGTTATCAAGAGCTGTCTACTTGTTTAGCATTGGAACCAACGATTATATGAGTCTTTTCTTAACCAATTCCACGGTGCTCGACACCTTTTCCAAATCAGAATATGTTGGAATTGTGATTGGCAACTTGACAACCATCATCAAA GATATATATAGCAGAGGCGGTAGAAAATTTGGGTTCATCAATTTGCCACCCGTGGGCTGTCTTCCAGGTATCAGAACCATCAATCCAGATAACAATGGTAACTGCTTGGAAGAAGCTTCATCACTGGCAAAATTACACAATCAAGCTCTGTCTAAGCTCCTCCAAAAACTAGAGAAACACTTGAAGGggtttaaatattcaattttcaacctCAACATCAGTCTCAGACAGAGAATGAATCATCCCTCAAAATATG GCCAAGCTGAACTGCCTAGCCCTTATATAATTGGGCGAGAGCAATGCAATTCAAAGGCCAGCCCTTGTAGCAAAACCATCCAATGA
- the LOC121244747 gene encoding GDSL esterase/lipase 5-like isoform X3, translating to MHLFLVFILNIQACIMPNFESLPSTVPNFALHSKAYAIKGLVIYYRHSGMNGTRVERMSAMARPSSVFLIMAVHVAILISTSCGSISSEHSRKHVAFFIFGDSFLDAGNNNYINTTTLDQANFWPYGETYFRFPTGRFSDGRLISDFIAEHAKLPLIPPFLQPAGNPHYFNGVNFASAGAGALAETFQGAVIDLKTQLSYYKQVMTWLRSKLGNVGAKMMLSRAVYLFSIGTNDYMSLFLTNSTVLDTFSKSEYVGIVIGNLTTIIKDIYSRGGRKFGFINLPPVGCLPGIRTINPDNNGNCLEEASSLAKLHNQALSKLLQKLEKHLKGFKYSIFNLNISLRQRMNHPSKYAYKWKSPSNEKITESEGDLT from the exons ATGCacctttttttagttttcatctTGAATATCCAAGCATGCATCATGCCAAATTTCGAATCACTCCCGAGTACTGTTCCAAACTTTGCACTGCACTCAAAAGCATATGCAATCAAAGGGTTGGTCATATATTACAGACATTCTGGGATGAATGGAACTCGTGTGGAAAGGATGTCAGCCATGGCAAGGCCAAGCTCTGTCTTTCTCATTATGGCTGTTCATGTAGCGATCCTCATCTCAACGAGTTGCGGGAGTATATCATCCGAGCATTCAAGAAAACACGTTGCTTTCTTCATATTCGGCGACTCCTTCTTAGATGCCGGCAACAACAATTACATCAACACCACAACCCTCGACCAAGCAAATTTCTGGCCTTATGGAGAAACTTATTTCAGGTTCCCAACCGGGAGGTTTTCCGATGGCCGTTTGATATCAGATTTCATTG CTGAACATGCGAAGTTACCCTTGATTCCACCCTTTCTACAACCTGCTGGGAATCCTCATTATTTCAACGGGGTGAATTTTGCATCCGCTGGGGCGGGAGCTCTAGCAGAAACCTTTCAAGGTGCG GTTATTGATCTTAAAACGCAGCTAAGTTACTATAAGCAGGTAATGACTTGGTTGAGAAGCAAGTTAGGCAATGTTGGAGCCAAAATGATGTTATCAAGAGCTGTCTACTTGTTTAGCATTGGAACCAACGATTATATGAGTCTTTTCTTAACCAATTCCACGGTGCTCGACACCTTTTCCAAATCAGAATATGTTGGAATTGTGATTGGCAACTTGACAACCATCATCAAA GATATATATAGCAGAGGCGGTAGAAAATTTGGGTTCATCAATTTGCCACCCGTGGGCTGTCTTCCAGGTATCAGAACCATCAATCCAGATAACAATGGTAACTGCTTGGAAGAAGCTTCATCACTGGCAAAATTACACAATCAAGCTCTGTCTAAGCTCCTCCAAAAACTAGAGAAACACTTGAAGGggtttaaatattcaattttcaacctCAACATCAGTCTCAGACAGAGAATGAATCATCCCTCAAAATATG CCTATAAATGGAAATCACCAAGTAATGAGAAGATAACAGAAAGTGAAGGAGATTTAACATGA
- the LOC121244747 gene encoding GDSL esterase/lipase 5-like isoform X1, producing the protein MHLFLVFILNIQACIMPNFESLPSTVPNFALHSKAYAIKGLVIYYRHSGMNGTRVERMSAMARPSSVFLIMAVHVAILISTSCGSISSEHSRKHVAFFIFGDSFLDAGNNNYINTTTLDQANFWPYGETYFRFPTGRFSDGRLISDFIAEHAKLPLIPPFLQPAGNPHYFNGVNFASAGAGALAETFQGAVIDLKTQLSYYKQVMTWLRSKLGNVGAKMMLSRAVYLFSIGTNDYMSLFLTNSTVLDTFSKSEYVGIVIGNLTTIIKDIYSRGGRKFGFINLPPVGCLPGIRTINPDNNGNCLEEASSLAKLHNQALSKLLQKLEKHLKGFKYSIFNLNISLRQRMNHPSKYGFKEGKGACCGTGKFRGVFSCGGKRLGKEFQLCENPKEYVFWDSYHLTERVHKQFADEMWGRANNTNSVVGPYNLRDLFQTL; encoded by the exons ATGCacctttttttagttttcatctTGAATATCCAAGCATGCATCATGCCAAATTTCGAATCACTCCCGAGTACTGTTCCAAACTTTGCACTGCACTCAAAAGCATATGCAATCAAAGGGTTGGTCATATATTACAGACATTCTGGGATGAATGGAACTCGTGTGGAAAGGATGTCAGCCATGGCAAGGCCAAGCTCTGTCTTTCTCATTATGGCTGTTCATGTAGCGATCCTCATCTCAACGAGTTGCGGGAGTATATCATCCGAGCATTCAAGAAAACACGTTGCTTTCTTCATATTCGGCGACTCCTTCTTAGATGCCGGCAACAACAATTACATCAACACCACAACCCTCGACCAAGCAAATTTCTGGCCTTATGGAGAAACTTATTTCAGGTTCCCAACCGGGAGGTTTTCCGATGGCCGTTTGATATCAGATTTCATTG CTGAACATGCGAAGTTACCCTTGATTCCACCCTTTCTACAACCTGCTGGGAATCCTCATTATTTCAACGGGGTGAATTTTGCATCCGCTGGGGCGGGAGCTCTAGCAGAAACCTTTCAAGGTGCG GTTATTGATCTTAAAACGCAGCTAAGTTACTATAAGCAGGTAATGACTTGGTTGAGAAGCAAGTTAGGCAATGTTGGAGCCAAAATGATGTTATCAAGAGCTGTCTACTTGTTTAGCATTGGAACCAACGATTATATGAGTCTTTTCTTAACCAATTCCACGGTGCTCGACACCTTTTCCAAATCAGAATATGTTGGAATTGTGATTGGCAACTTGACAACCATCATCAAA GATATATATAGCAGAGGCGGTAGAAAATTTGGGTTCATCAATTTGCCACCCGTGGGCTGTCTTCCAGGTATCAGAACCATCAATCCAGATAACAATGGTAACTGCTTGGAAGAAGCTTCATCACTGGCAAAATTACACAATCAAGCTCTGTCTAAGCTCCTCCAAAAACTAGAGAAACACTTGAAGGggtttaaatattcaattttcaacctCAACATCAGTCTCAGACAGAGAATGAATCATCCCTCAAAATATG GTTTCAAGGAAGGAAAAGGAGCATGCTGTGGGACAGGGAAGTTCAGAGGAGTGTTCAGTTGTGGAGGAAAAAGACTAGGGAAAGAGTTCCAACTCTGTGAGAATCCCAAAGAGTATGTTTTTTGGGACTCTTACCATCTCACAGAAAGGGTCCACAAACAATTTGCAGATGAAATGTGGGGTAGGGCAAACAACACCAACAGTGTTGTTGGGCCTTACAATCTGAGGGATCTATTCCAAACTCTCTAA
- the LOC121244777 gene encoding GDSL esterase/lipase 1-like: protein MMMGSRPFYLICLVVLRATGLIVPTQCLGRICLPEEHVALFIFGDSIIDAGNNNYINTTAVLQANVWPYGESYFKYPSGRASDGRLIPDFIAEYLKLPFIPPYLHPGYHRYTDGANFASAGAGALVETRRGLVIDLQTQFHYFEKMERVLRQKLGEAETRTLLSRAVYLISIGTNDYLVTFANSSTLQYSYSREEYVDMVIGNMTTVIKEIHKKGGRKFAFLNVEPLGCVPLAKAIKPEIGGACMEELTALVKLHNKALSHVLQILETQLKGFKYSHADLYTFVTERINDPLKYGFKEGKKGCCGSGSYRENLNCGKGTLTEEYELCGNPSEYVFFDAVHPTEKAYQQLAKLMWDGDLNITWPYGIKALVGHK from the exons ATGATGATGGGTTCAAGGCCGTTTTACTTGATCTGTCTCGTAGTTTTGCGTGCAACCGGCCTTATTGTCCCAACCCAATGTCTTGGTCGCATCTGCCTGCCGGAGGAGCATGTTGCCTTGTTCATCTTCGGGGATTCAATAATTGATGCTGGAAACAATAACTACATCAACACCACGGCTGTTTTGCAGGCAAATGTTTGGCCATATGGCGAAAGCTACTTCAAGTACCCCTCCGGAAGAGCCTCTGATGGCCGTCTAATACCTGATTTCATTG CTGAGTATCTAAAGTTGCCATTCATTCCACCCTATCTACATCCCGGTTATCATCGATATACCGATGGGGCTAACTTTGCATCAGCAGGAGCTGGTGCTCTTGTTGAAACCCGCCGAGGATTG GTGATAGACCTACAAACCCAATTTCATTATTTCGAGAAAATGGAGAGGGTGCTGAGGCAAAAACTGGGTGAAGCAGAGACCAGGACATTGCTGTCCAGAGCCGTTTACTTGATTAGCATCGGAACCAACGACTACTTGGTCACTTTCGCCAACTCCAGCACACTTCAGTATTCCTACTCTCGAGAAGAATACGTAGATATGGTGATCGGTAACATGACAACTGTGATCAAA GAAATACACAAGAAAGGAGGAAGGAAATTTGCGTTTCTAAACGTGGAACCCCTGGGTTGCGTACCATTGGCGAAAGCTATAAAACCAGAAATCGGAGGTGCCTGCATGGAGGAATTGACAGCACTGGTAAAACTGCACAATAAAGCACTTTCTCATGTCCTCCAGATACTAGAGACCCAGCTCAAAGGATTCAAATATTCACATGCCGATTTATACACTTTCGTTACTGAAAGAATTAATGACCCTTTAAAATATG GTTTCAAGGAAGGGAAGAAGGGATGCTGCGGATCTGGTTCATATAGAGAAAATCTGAACTGTGGGAAGGGAACATTAACAGAAGAGTATGAATTGTGTGGGAACCCCAGCGAATATGTGTTCTTTGACGCTGTTCATCCAACAGAAAAGGCCTACCAGCAACTAGCGAAGCTTATGTGGGATGGAGATCTCAATATCACCTGGCCTTACGGTATAAAAGCACTGGTTGGACATAAATAA